The genomic region GGCCACAAACTCGGCGTCAACCCGCACTCGGTGCTTGCTCGCCCTGGATCGTCCGATCTTCTCGTCCTTGACTCTTCCGGTAGTGCCGTCTACACCGTACCATTTCCCACGCCCGGATCCCAAGGTAAGTTCGAAACGGTAAAAGTCAACCTATCGGCTTCCAATTTCCATGTGTTTACGTTTAACGACGAGTCGTAAAGTTTCAGAGAGTGTGATTAAACGGTTATCCGGCAACGGCGACGGATATTCGGATGGGGAGTCGGGTTCGGCCCGGTTCAAGAAGCCCCGGAGCTTCGCTGTGAGTCCGAAAGGAATCGTCTTTGTCGCCGATAAGGGCAATAGCGTCATTCGAAAGATAAGCGCTTCAGGTGACCTGAGAATCTCTCTTTCTTCTAGGGTTTAACTAGCGTGGCATAATCGTAAATAGTCACtcaattctttgttttttgctgCACTGCGTGTGTAGGTGTGAGCACGATTGCGGGAGGGTACTCGCTGAAGCCTGGGCGCGAGGACGGCCCTGCTCAAAACGCAACGTTTTCGCCGGATATTGAGCTGGCTTTTGCTGCTGATCAGTGCACGCTGCTCGTCTCTGATCGCGGGAATCAGTTGGTCCGGTTGATTAGTCTCAAGCGGGAGGATTGCTCTGGGACTTCTCCGTCAAGCCACAGTGAGTTTTTTCTCGCTGTTGCAGTAGTTCATTTGGGGATTTGCTTTTATTTTAACAATACAATCATTATGTTATGCAATTTGCAGAGCTTGGTGCAGTTTGGGTCTGGATTTTGGGTATCGGAATGTCgtgtgtttttggaattgtTGTTGGGATTGTGA from Pyrus communis chromosome 4, drPyrComm1.1, whole genome shotgun sequence harbors:
- the LOC137730988 gene encoding uncharacterized protein isoform X3, giving the protein MAVHRQSSAIALFVFLLSLASPQVSADVVLEDGYTVTTVIDGHKLGVNPHSVLARPGSSDLLVLDSSGSAVYTVPFPTPGSQVSESVIKRLSGNGDGYSDGESGSARFKKPRSFAVSPKGIVFVADKGNSVIRKISASGVSTIAGGYSLKPGREDGPAQNATFSPDIELAFAADQCTLLVSDRGNQLVRLISLKREDCSGTSPSSHKLGAVWVWILGIGMSCVFGIVVGIVIRPYIFRNTGQAARLQRDVEALPNLSGEASSTDTLLRLEALPIHSGEASNADTLLRRQKRNC